In Trifolium pratense cultivar HEN17-A07 linkage group LG7, ARS_RC_1.1, whole genome shotgun sequence, a genomic segment contains:
- the LOC123894532 gene encoding CO(2)-response secreted protease-like — translation MEWLIQFLHLFFFLASFLICNTTIADQITKPYVVYMGNSSPNKIGLDEQIPESVHLELISSIIPSEESERIELIHHYNHAFSGFSAMLTEAEASTLSGHDGVVSVFQDPILELHTTRSWDFLDSDLGMKPPAATTHQTSSTHDIIIALIDTGIWPESPSFKDDGIGKIPSKWKGVCMEGHDFKKSNCNRKLIGARYYNTQDTYGSNKTHIEGTKGSPRDSIGHGTHTASTAAGVFVNNASYFGLGKGTARGGSPSTRIAAYKTCSEDGCSGSTILKAMDDAIKDGVDIISISIGLSSLMQSDYLNDPIAIGAFHAEQRGVIVVCSAGNDGPDPYTVVNTAPWIFTVAASNIDRNFQSTIVLGNGKSFQGTGINFSNLTVSTLHSIVFGENVAAKFAPTSEARNCYPGSLDYNKVAGKIVICVDDDPNLSRKTKKLVLQDARAMGMIFVSKENRDVSFDAGAFPFTEIGNLEGHQILQYINSTKKPTATILPTIEVPRYRPAPIVASFSSRGPSSLTENILKPDVMAPGVSILAAIVPESDEPGSVPVGRKPSLFGIKSGTSMACPHVTGAAAFIKSVHGSWSPSMIKSALMTTATTYNNMRKPVTNSSNYISNPHEMGVGEINPLKALNPGLVFETDVEDHIRFLCYYGYSNKTIRSVSKTNVTCPRTSQDLISNINYPSISIQTLKRNQKVRIITRTVTNVGTLNATYVAQVHAPKGLIVKVIPNKLVFSESVQKITYKVSFYAKEAHGGYNFGSLTWLDGRHYVHTVYAVKVE, via the exons ATGGAGTGGCTTATTCAAttccttcatctcttcttctttttagCTTCTTTTCTTATCTGTAACACAACAATTGCAGATCAAATTACTAAG CCTTATGTTGTTTATATGGGAAATTCATCACCAAATAAAATTGGATTAGATGAACAAATACCAGAATCAGTTCATTTGGAGTTAATTTCATCAATCATTCCAAG tGAAGAAAGTGAGAGGATAGAACTGATTCACCATTACAATCATGCCTTTAGTGGATTCTCTGCCATGCTTACAGAGGCTGAAGCTTCTACATTGTCTG GCCATGATGGTGTGGTGTCAGTGTTCCAAGATCCAATACTTGAATTGCATACAACGAGGTCTTGGGATTTCTTAGATTCAGATTTGGGAATGAAACCTCCAGCTGCCACTACTCACCAAACTTCATCAACTCATGATATAATCATTGCTCTCATTGACACCG GGATATGGCCAGAGTCACCAAGTTTCAAAGATGATGGTATAGGAAAGATTCCTTCAAAATGGAAAGGAGTTTGCATGGAGGGACACGATTTCAAGAAATCTAATTGCAACAG GAAATTGATAGGTGCAAGATACTATAATACACAAGATACATATGGTAGCAACAAGACTCATATTGAAGGAACAAAAGGTTCACCAAGAGATTCTATTGGACATGGAACTCACACTGCATCAACTGCAGCCGGTGTATTCGTCAACAATGCAAGCTATTTTGGTTTAGGTAAAGGAACAGCTAGAGGTGGTTCACCTTCTACTAGGATTGCTGCCTATAAAACATGTTCAGAAGATGGTTGTTCAGGTTCAACAATACTAAAGGCTATGGATGATGCTATTAAAGATGGTGTTGATATAATCTCGATCTCTATTGGACTTAGTTCGCTGATGCAATCAGATTATTTGAATGATCCAATAGCTATTGGAGCATTTCATGCGGAACAAAGAGGGGTTATAGTTGTGTGTTCAGCTGGCAATGATGGTCCTGATCCTTACACTGTTGTGAATACGGCACCGTGGATATTTACAGTTGCAGCTTCTAATATTGATAGGAATTTTCAGTCAACTATTGTCCTTGGAAATGGGAAAAGTTTCCAA GGAACTGGCATTAACTTCTCAAACCTTACTGTCTCAACGTTGCATTCTATTGTATTTGGAGAGAATGTAGCTGCCAAATTCGCGCCAACATCAGAAGCTAG GAACTGTTATCCTGGATCACTAGATTATAACAAAGTAGCAGGCAAAATTGTTATTTGTGTCGACGATGATCCGAATCTTTCAAGGAAAACCAAGAAGCTAGTTTTACAAGATGCAAGAGCCATGGGAATGATATTCGTCAGTAAAGAAAATAGAGATGTTTCCTTTGATGCAGGTGCATTTCCCTTCACAGAGATTGGAAATCTTGAAGGGCACCAAATCCTTCAGTATATAAACTCTACCAA GAAACCAACTGCGACAATTCTTCCAACAATAGAAGTTCCTAGATATCGGCCGGCACCAATTGTTGCCTCTTTCTCATCTAGAGGTCCTTCAAGCCTTACAGAAAACATTCTCAAG CCTGATGTCATGGCTCCAGGAGTTTCCATTTTAGCCGCCATTGTTCCCGAAAGTGATGAACCTGGAAGTGTTCCAGTTGGGAGAAAGCCATCCTTATTTGGAATAAAATCTGGTACATCTATGGCTTGCCCTCATGTGACAGGTGCTGCAGCATTCATCAAATCGGTACATGGAAGTTGGAGTCCTTCAATGATCAAATCAGCATTGATGACAACAG CTACAACCTACAATAACATGAGGAAGCCGGTGACAAATAGCTCAAACTACATTTCCAACCCACATGAAATGGGAGTTGGAGAAATTAATCCACTCAAAGCTCTAAACCCTGGTTTAGTCTTCGAAACCGATGTTGAAGACCACATTCGATTCCTTTGTTATTACGGCTATTCAAACAAAACCATAAGATCAGTGTCTAAAACCAATGTAACTTGTCCAAGGACATCTCAAGATCTTATATCCAACATCAATTATCCATCAATCTCTATACAAACACTTAAAAGAAATCAAAAAGTAAGAATAATCACAAGAACAGTGACCAATGTAGGAACCTTAAATGCTACATATGTTGCACAAGTGCATGCCCCTAAAGGATTGATTGTCAAGGTCATTCCCAACAAACTTGTATTTTCAGAAAGTGTTCAAAAAATTACCTATAAAGTCTCATTCTATGCTAAGGAAGCTCATGGTGGATACAATTTTGGGTCTCTAACATGGCTTGATGGTAGACATTATGTTCATACAGTATATGCAGTCAAagttgaataa
- the LOC123894529 gene encoding protein ZINC INDUCED FACILITATOR-LIKE 1-like: MSEEHMREPSEKTKYYKDCPGCKVEQSKELNQGVSITNLFIIWMVVLCSTLPASSLFPFLYFMIRDFKIAKAEADISYYAGFVGSSFMLGRTFTSVLWGMVSDRYGRKPVIMFGVFAVVVFNTLFGLSSSFWMAIITRFLLGCLNGAIGPVKAYAAELFREEHQALGLSTVNAAWGTGLVIGPALGGYLALPAEKHPHLFPKGSFLDKFPYFLPCFVISGVSFVVVIACFWIPETLHNHNGNHAESIDDTEAIENGNNDVDKEKTVQKNENLFMNWPLMSSIIAYCVFSLHDIAYQEVFSLWCVSPKSLRGLNFSTNDVGNVLAISGLALVIYQLTLYQYMAKACGPVCIARITGIFSIPLLQSYPFIAMLSGIALYIVISIASILKNMIIVTITTALFLLQNRAVEQHQRGAANGISLTAMSLFKTFGPATGGTILTWSQKRLDAAFLPGTHMVFFFLNLIEGLGIFMIFKPFLGEKKKTQSDQLH, encoded by the exons ATGAGTGAGGAGCATATGAGAGAACCATCGGAGAAAACAAAATACTATAAAGATTGTCCTGGTTGTAAGGTAGAACAATCCAAAGAGCTCAATCAAGGGGTATCCATTACAAATCTTTTCATCATATGGATGGTAGTATTATGTTCAA CACTACCTGCATCATCACTATTTCCATTCCTTTATTTCATG ATTAGGGATTTTAAAATCGCAAAAGCCGAGGCCGATATTAGTTACTATGCCGGTTTTGTAG GATCATCTTTCATGCTTGGAAGAACTTTTACATCTGTATTATGGGGAATGGTTTCCGATCGCTATGGTCGAAAACCTGTTATAATGTTCGGTGTTTTCGCAGT TGTGGTATTCAACACACTATTTGGCTTAAGTTCAAGTTTTTGGATGGCTATTATCACAAGATTTCTTCTGGGATGTTTAAATGGTGCAATTGGACCAGTAAAG GCTTATGCCGCTGAACTTTTTCGAGAAGAACACCAAGCTCTTGGACTCTCTACT GTTAATGCAGCTTGGGGAACAGGTTTAGTCATTGGACCAGCGTTGGGAGGCTATTTGGCTCTT CCAGCAGAGAAACATCCACATCTATTCCCAAAGGGTTCCTTCCTAGACAA GTTTCCTTACTTCTTGCCGTGCTTTGTAATATCAGGTGTTTCATTTGTAGTAGTTATCGCCTGCTTCTGGATTCCG GAAACACTTCACAATCACAATGGTAACCATGCTGAGTCTATAGATGATACTGAAGCTATAGAAAATGGAAACAACGATGTTGATAAAGAAAAGACAgtacaaaaaaatgaaaatctgtTCATGAATTGGCCATTAATGTCATCTATCATTGCTTATTGTGTCTTCTCACTTCATGATATTGCATATCAAGAG GTTTTCTCGCTGTGGTGTGTTAGTCCTAAAAGTCTAAGAGGTTTGAACTTCTCAACTAATGATGTTGGTAATGTTCTTGCAATTTCAG GTCTAGCACTTGTGATCTACCAACTTACCCTATACCAATATATGGCAAAAGCTTGTGGGCCTGTTTGCATTGCCAGAATCACAGGG ATATTTTCTATACCACTTTTGCAAAGTTACCCCTTCATAGCAATGTTGTCAGGCATAGCCTTATACATAGTCATTAGTATTGCTTCCATCTTGAAGAATATGATCATA GTGACGATTACAACAGCCTTATTCCTTCTACAAAACCGAGCAGTG GAACAACACCAAAGAGGAGCAGCTAATGGAATTTCCCTGACAGCCATGTCTCTATTCAAAACTTTTGGCCCTGCTACTGGTGGTACTAT ATTAACTTGGTCGCAAAAGCGTCTGGATGCTGCTTTTCTACCGG GCACCCACATGGTTTTTTTCTTCCTGAATTTAATCGAAGGACTAGGTATATTTATGATATTCAAACCATTCCTCggagagaaaaagaaaacacagTCAGATCAGTTGCACTGA
- the LOC123894527 gene encoding histone-lysine N-methyltransferase, H3 lysine-9 specific SUVH3-like, which produces MMENNNTVNTSESIDKSKIVEVKPLRSLAPVLPPNNVQSFFNAQYPNGFSPFCSFVKPQQIPVTKETEEIPVDCNATVDTPVVPKATQETPVAAKVTPIRSYKSSHDEEVNVNHQGDGNAGSAWERFNGDDWGACSRKRATQNIENCKEVPKRKKKKKTREPSVGGSSSYFAAFPYLKEDGNRESVDYVLMTFDSIRRKLCQLEESKEFSNALAKHLRASNALTCHGVKTNTRRRAGAVPGIEVGDIFFFRMEMCLVGLHGQSMGGIDYMNIKDGSKEDTMALSVVSSGVYGDESKDNDVLYYSGQGENFNKKDKHVTDQKLQRGNLALERSAQRHDEVRVIRGLRDTVNRSAKIYMYDGLYKIEESWLETEKSGGGVFKYKMVRLPGQKSAFASWMLAQKWKADSSSRNGFILPDLSNKIESIPVSLVNDVDHEKGPAFFTYFMSLKNPKPFGLVQPSFGCNCKDCIPGDLNCSCIQRNDGDFAYTANSILVSRKPLIHECGPMCRCFPNCKNRVSQTGLKQYMEVFKTKGRGWGLRTLDPIRAGTFICEYAGEVIDRERAYQNREGENDEYVFDTSRIYVPFTWNHDPNLLKEVVSTVSREDYTIPSPLIISAKNVGNVARFMNHSCSPNVFWQPVLYGENNQSVLHIAFFALRHIPPMAELTYDYGVVPTGRGALRSRKKCLCGSENCRSFFG; this is translated from the coding sequence ATGATGGAAAACAACAACACTGTTAATACTTCAGAATCAATTGATAAATCTAAGATTGTAGAAGTGAAACCCTTGCGTAGTTTAGCTCCTGTATTACCACCAAACAATGTTCAATCCTTTTTTAATGCTCAATACCCAAATGGGTTTTCACCATTTTGTTCATTTGTCAAACCCCAACAAATTCCTGTTACAAAAGAAACTGAGGAAATTCCTGTTGATTGCAATGCAACAGTAGATACTCCTGTTGTTCCGAAAGCGACACAAGAAACTCCTGTTGCTGCTAAGGTGACTCCAATTAGGTCATACAAGAGTTCACATGATGAAGAAGTGAATGTGAATCATCAAGGTGATGGAAATGCTGGTTCTGCTTGGGAAAGGTTTAATGGTGATGATTGGGGAGCGTGTAGTAGAAAGCGAGCTACACAGAATATAGAGAACTGTAAAGAGGTTcctaaaaggaaaaagaaaaagaaaactcgGGAGCCATCCGTTGGTGGTTCGAGTTCTTATTTTGCTGCTTTCCCATATCTAAAAGAGGATGGTAATCGGGAATCAGTTGATTATGTGCTTATGACATTTGATTCGATTCGAAGAAAGCTCTGTCAACTTGAAGAATCGAAGGAATTTAGCAATGCACTTGCCAAGCATCTTAGAGCAAGTAATGCTTTGACGTGTCATGGGGTTAAAACAAACACGAGGAGAAGAGCAGGAGCGGTCCCTGGGATTGAGGTTGGGGATATTTTCTTTTTCCGAATGGAAATGTGTCTTGTGGGTTTACATGGTCAATCAATGGGTGGAATTGATTACATGAACATCAAGGATGGGTCTAAGGAGGATACTATGGCTTTGAGTGTTGTATCGTCAGGAGTGTATGGTGATGAATCAAAGGATAATGATGTTTTATATTATAGTGGTCAGGGTGAGAATTTCAACAAGAAAGATAAACATGTGACTGATCAGAAGCTTCAAAGGGGTAATCTTGCTTTGGAAAGAAGTGCGCAACGGCATGACGAAGTTAGAGTCATTCGAGGCTTGAGAGATACTGTGAATAGAAGTGCAAAAATCTATATGTATGATGGTTTGTATAAAATCGAAGAATCTTGGCTCGAAACGGAGAAATCTGGTGGTGGTGTGTTTAAATATAAGATGGTAAGGTTGCCTGGTCAAAAAAGTGCTTTTGCTTCTTGGATGTTGGCTCAAAAGTGGAAGGCAGATTCCTCTTCCAGGAATGGTTTTATTCTTCCTGACCTCTCCAACAAAATTGAAAGTATACCAGTATCACTTGTCAATGATGTTGATCATGAAAAGGGTCCTGCTTTTTTCACTTATTTCATGTCTCTCAAAAATCCGAAACCTTTTGGTTTAGTGCAGCCTTCTTTTGGCTGCAATTGTAAAGATTGTATCCCTGGTGATTTGAACTGTTCATGCATTCAAAGAAATGATGGCGATTTTGCTTATACTGCAAATAGTATTCTAGTGAGTCGGAAGCCACTGATTCATGAATGTGGCCCTATGTGTCGGTGTTTTCCTAACTGCAAAAATCGAGTATCGCAGACAGGTTTAAAACAATACATGGAGGTGTTCAAAACAAAGGGTAGAGGTTGGGGGCTTCGAACACTGGATCCTATACGCGCTGGTACCTTTATTTGTGAGTATGCTGGAGAAGTTATTGACAGAGAAAGGGCATATCAAAACAGGGAAGGAGAAAATGATGAATATGTTTTCGATACAAGCCGTATTTATGTACCATTCACGTGGAATCATGATCCTAACTTATTGAAAGAAGTAGTTTCAACTGTTTCAAGGGAGGATTATACTATACCATCTCCTCTAATAATAAGTGCTAAGAATGTTGGAAATGTGGCTAGGTTCATGAACCATAGTTGCTCCCCAAATGTGTTTTGGCAGCCAGTTTTATATGGGGAAAATAATCAATCCGTTCTCCACATTGCATTTTTTGCCCTTAGGCATATTCCTCCAATGGCAGAGTTGACATATGATTATGGAGTTGTCCCTACTGGTCGTGGTGCACTCAGAAGCAGAAAGAAATGCTTGTGTGGATCGGAAAATTGCCGTAGTTTCTTTGGTTGA
- the LOC123895969 gene encoding CO(2)-response secreted protease-like: protein MYSLVSGEEVAAKFTSKTEARNCYPGSLDNRKVAGKIVICVNDDQNITRNMKKLIVQDAGAIGVILIEKEDIDVPFDAGLFPFTEVGNLKGYQILKYLKSTKKPTATILPTTEVHRYRPAPIVASFSSRGPSSLTENILKPDVMAPGVSILAALIPKNENVPIGKKPSMFGLKSGTSMACPHVSGAAAFIKSVHRSWSPSMIKSALMTSATTYNNMGKSVTNSSNYISNPHEMGVGEINPLKALNPGLVFETDVEDHIRFLCYYGYSNKDIRKMSKTNVTCPRTSQSLISNINYPSISIQTLKRNQKVRIITRTVTNVGTLNATYVAQVHAPQGLVVKVIPNKLVFSESVQKITYKVSFYPKEAHGGYNFGSLTWLDGRHYVHTVFAVQVE, encoded by the exons ATGTATTCTCTTGTCTCTGGAGAGGAAGTTGCAGCCAAATTTACATCAAAAACAGAAGCTAG GAACTGTTATCCAGGATCACTAGATAACAGAAAAGTTGCAGGAAAGATTGTTATTTGTGTCAATGACGATCAAAATATTACACGGAATATGAAGAAGCTAATTGTACAAGATGCAGGAGCCATTGGAGTGATACTCATTGAGAAGGAAGACATAGATGTTCCCTTTGATGCAGGTCTATTTCCCTTCACAGAGGTTGGAAATCTTAAAGGGTATCAAATCCTTAAGTACCTAAAATCTACCAA GAAACCAACTGCAACTATTCTTCCAACAACAGAAGTTCATAGATATCGACCTGCACCAATTGTTGCATCTTTCTCATCGAGAGGTCCTTCAAGCCTTACTGAAAACATTCTCAAG CCGGATGTCATGGCTCCAGGAGTTTCGATATTGGCAGCTCTGATtcctaaaaatgaaaatgttccAATTGGGAAAAAACCATCCATGTTTGGCTTAAAATCTGGTACATCAATGGCTTGTCCTCATGTATCTGGTGCTGCAGCATTTATCAAATCAGTACATAGAAGTTGGAGTCCTTCAATGATCAAATCAGCATTAATGACATCAG cTACAACCTACAATAACATGGGGAAGTCAGTAACCAATAGCTCAAACTACATTTCCAACCCACATGAAATGGGAGTCGGAGAAATTAATCCACTCAAAgctctcaaccctggtttagTCTTCGAAACAGATGTCGAAGACCACATTCGATTCCTTTGTTATTATGGCTATTCTAACAAAGACATAAGAAAAATGTCTAAGACTAATGTAACATGCCCAAGAACCTCACAAAGTCTTATATCCAATATAAATTACCCATCAATCTCTATACAAACACTTAAAAGAAATCAAAAAGTAAGAATAATCACAAGAACAGTGACGAATGTAGGAACCTTAAATGCTACATATGTTGCACAAGTGCATGCCCCTCAAGGATTGGTTGTTAAGGTCATCCCCAACAAACTTGTATTTTCAGAAAGTGTTCAAAAAATTACCTATAAAGTCTCATTCTATCCTAAGGAAGCTCATGGTGGATACAATTTTGGGTCTCTAACATGGCTTGATGGTAGACATTATGTTCACACAGTATTTGCAGTTCAAGTTGAATAA